One Halictus rubicundus isolate RS-2024b chromosome 10, iyHalRubi1_principal, whole genome shotgun sequence genomic window carries:
- the Mbc gene encoding dedicator of cytokinesis protein myoblast city isoform X4 yields MRMTMAWAKVKGHFGVAIDNFAYESPHVIQLTVGEVVHISGECGDWYCGRSRINGTCGIFPKSYVHIVEESKTKDCLIDEITNVLREWGHHWKHLYVTHSDHFLYMKQQLLELIEYRSKILSGTLTVDELKDMKRLATARIDTGNQLLGLDMVVRDDQGNVLNPEETSTIQLYYHHETAAERIRKAANDMKKKSSKPQAPVYSHIFFVSVRNFVCKMTEDVELLLTLYDGREMKAITENYVVSWSKEGLARDIDQLHNLRVLFTDLGSRDLARDKVYLVCYVIRVGGMEAKDIDHRRSSVSQANQKTKSTENMRRPFGVAAMDITSYITGKLEGDSDHHHFIPFVQCCEKESLDGTLRRILSQKEVSIQKSANGNSGSFTGGQGLWASLKLLKGDPKQVRDENPHLVLGNVAIARKMGFPEVILPGDVRNDLYLTLISGEFNKGSKSTDKNVEVTVKVCNEYGTPIPGVMTLGGGASPIDEYRSVIYYHEDKPRWCETFKIAIPIEEFKQAHLKFTFKHRSSNEAKDKTEKPFALSYVKLMQRNGTTLQDTQHELLVYKLDQKKYEDVDTSYLKLPSTRGELVELNVEKKPTIGALSLSTKDSFLIATNICSTKLTQNVDLLGLLNWASHNTDLKESLAALMKVDGEEVVKFLQDVLDALFNILMSNSDSDVYDDMVFECLLYIIGLVSDRKYQHFQPVLDLYISESFSATLAYKKLIAVLRKRIDNANNNDGQGRDILLKTMKSLQYCMRFVVESRLLFTELNQDEEEFSQTLTELLKSIVELMRHETDSTLLVQGACLKYLPTTIPHLLRVYSGKQLSTILSDLLVTLPTGRLTKQKMMTVNDIVHSPLFLNAECRAILLPRITILVRDLLESKEEGLSSTTGKSVAKVARLLGENRHRLEQHRGYSEEVELCVRILSDILELTFRKDIGSTMQDVKDIMLTAMRTIIQSVISMDRENSLVGNLVSVMLAIFRQMTQHHYEIYIKHFGYKCDMLDFLMEILLVFKDLVSRSVFPSDWCDMIMLQNSIILKSLRFFSGTIRDYFFTDFEQQAWSNFFHCAIAFLTQPALQLETFTSTKLNRIVLRYNDMRRETAFEIRSMWFNLGQYKILFVPALVGAILEMALIPESELRKATIPIFFDMMQCEYYSSRIVEGYGDTKRDATHIKANFTDYENEMIAKLDILVEGGRGDEQFQTLWTQVMSDLCENHSTLREQGLRFVDTIYKLMERLLQYRDVIHSESQEHRMLCIVNLLEFYSDINRKEMYIRYVNKLCELHLECDNYTEAAYSLKLHSQLLAWSDQSLPPLLRSHRYLACQTHRELKEALYNDMIHYFDKGKMWECALAVCKELVAQYEEETFDYLQLSMLLQRMAKFYDAIVKQLRPEPEYFRVAYYGRGHPAFLQNKVFIYRGREYERLSDFCSRTLNQLPNAEQMNRLSPPTPEILQSKHQYVQINKVDPLMDEKRHRLSGKPITAEAVLRYHRVNDVQRFRFSRPAPKKDILSAMSNSGDKEKETTTNNEFASLWLERTVLVTSYPLPGILRCFPVTSSETYYVSPLRNAIETMEATNTVLRDLIIAHKADRTLPLNPLSLKLNGILDPAVMGGIDNYEKAFLNPEYRDSHPEENSDLHKLEGLIADQIPLLNIGVQLHKTRAPPELSLLHQHLEHCFAAMRSQVEAKYGKRTCDLQLENLSQIVTMRRPQTSRGDNHRLSESNITNSENASIRSHILSTASLQKALGSPSPGTNKKKDSKRRSSRKSDSSTATKNDQPTSQWYTTPEVSQSTSTPITPLISSFPTTPIFELRQELTPKRPLRSEIEKERRISNRLSGQSQHYLRNINNGMDSSSLGKGNRDSVGTTDSTASEDDPPPPLPVKMREADYCNLPDELPASHCGTGSLNNLNRPLGHWSKNKLPTPTDDLDVQTKPPTPPPKPKRPPYNFNKSMLSTGDTDNNFSQDPSVT; encoded by the exons ATGAGAATGACAATGGCATGGGCGAAGGTTAAAGGACATTTCGGAGTGG CCATTGATAACTTTGCGTACGAGTCCCCCCATGTTATACAATTAACAGTTGGGGAAGTGGTACATATATCGGGGGAGTGCGGAGACTGGTACTGTGGACGAAGCAGAATTAATGGGACATGTGGGATCTTCCCAAAATCCTACGTACATATCGTAGAAGAATCAAAGACTAAAGATTGTCTCATAGATGAAATCACTAATGTTTTGAGAGAATGGGGGCATCATTGGAAGCATCTATATGTG ACTCATTCGGACCACTTCTTATACATGAAACAGCAACTTTTAGAATTGATAGAATACAGAAGCAAAATTTTAAGTGGCACATTGACAGTGGATGAGTTGAAAGATATGAAAAGATTGGCAACAGCTAGGATCGATACTGGCAATCAATTATTGGGCCTAGATATGGTTGTTCGGGATGATCAGGGAAATGTCCTTAATCCTGAAGAAACAAGTACGATTCAGTTGTATTATCATCACGAAACAGCTGCTGAAAGAATAAGAAAGGCAGCTAACGATATGAAAAAGAAATCTTCAAAGCCACAAGCACCTGTCTATTCACATATCTTCTTTGTCAGCGTAAGAAATTTTGTATGTAAAATGACCGAAGATGTAGAGTTATTATTGACACTTTACGACGGTCGTGAAATGAAAGCAATTACCGAGAACTATGTGGTTTCATGGAGCAAGGAAGGATTAGCCAGGGACATAGATCAGCTTCACAATCTTCGAGTTCTATTTACTGACCTGGGTTCTCGTGACCTGGCCAGGGATAAAGTTTATTTAGTTTGTTATGTAATTAGGGTGGGTGGTATGGAAGCTAAAGATATTGACCACAGACGCTCGAGCGTTTCACAGGCCAATCAGAAAACCAAAAGCACTGAAAATATGAGAAGACCTTTTGGTGTAGCAGCGATGGATATCACTTCGTACATTACTGGCAAACTTGAAGGTGATTCAGATCATCATCACTTCATTCCATTTGTACA ATGTTGTGAGAAAGAGAGCTTAGATGGCACGTTACGAAGAATCCTTTCCCAAAAAGAAGTGAGCATTCAAAAAAGTGCTAATGGCAATAGTGGCAGCTTTACTGGTGGTCAGGGATTGTGGGCTAGCTTGAAGTTACTCAAAGGAGATCCGAAACAA gTGCGAGATGAAAATCCTCATTTAGTACTCGGTAACGTTGCTATTGCGAGGAAGATGGGCTTTCCAGAAGTTATCTTACCGGGTGACGTGAGAAACGACTTGTATCTCACCTTGATTAGTGGCGAATTCAATAAAGGGTCGAAGTCTACCGACAAGAATGTGGAAGTAACG GTTAAAGTATGCAATGAATATGGTACTCCAATACCAGGTGTTATGACTTTGGGTGGCGGAGCATCACCAATTGACGAGTATCGTAGTGTTATTTATTATCACGAAGATAAGCCAAGATGGTGTGAAACATTCAAAATTGCTATACCCATTGAAGAATTCAAACAAGCCCATTTGAAATTCACATTCAAGCATCGCAGTTCGAACGAGGCGAAAGATAAAACTGAGAAACCTTTCGCCTTAAGTTACGTGAAACTGATGCAACGTAATGGGACCACATTGCAAGACACACAGCACGAATTGCTAGTGTATAAACTAGACCAAAAGAAATATGAGGATGTTGATACCTCGTATTTAAAGCTCCCATCGACTAGGGGTGAATTG GTTGAACTAAATGTTGAAAAGAAACCAACGATAGGGGCTCTTAGTTTAAGTACTAAGGACAGTTTTCTCATAGCGACTAATATTTGTTCAACGAAACTAACGCAAAATGTAGATTTGCTAGGTTTATTGAATTGGGCATCGCATAACACGGATTTAAAAGAATCTTTGGCTGCCTTGATGAAAGTCGACGGTGAAGAAGTCGTTAAGTTTTTACAG GATGTTTTGGATGCTTTATTTAATATACTGATGAGTAATTCGGACAGCGATGTGTATGACGATATGGTGTTCGAATGTTTGTTGTACATTATCGGTTTAGTGTCTGATAGAAAGTATCAACACTTCCAACCAGTATTAGATTTATACATTTCTGAGAGCTTCTCCGCGACACTCGCTTATAAAAAGTTAATTGCAGTATTACGTAAGCGTATAGATAATGCCAATAATAATGATGGCCAAGGGCGTGATATACTTCTTAAAACGATGAAAAGTCTTCAATATTGTATGAGATTCGTGGTTGAATCTCGTCTTCTATTTACCGA ATTGAACCAAGACGAAGAAGAATTTTCTCAGACCTTAACGGAGCTATTGAAATCGATAGTTGAGCTCATGAGACACGAAACTGATAGTACCTTATTGGTACAAGGGGCGTGTCTTAAATATTTACCAACTACCATACCTCATTTATTGCGAGTATACAGTGGCAAACAGTTGAGCACAATATTAAGCGATTTACTGGTTACTCTGCCAACTGGGAGACTGACCAAACAGAAAATGATGACAGTGAACGATATCGTTCACAGTCCTCTCTTTTTAAATGCAGAATGTAGAGCAATTTTATTGCCTAGGATTACTATTTTGGTTCGAGATTTACTGGAATCTAAAGAGGAG GGGCTGTCAAGTACAACTGGAAAAAGCGTGGCGAAGGTAGCCAGGCTGCTTGGTGAGAATCGACATCGACTCGAACAGCACCGCGGCTACTCCGAAGAG GTTGAATTGTGTGTCAGGATTTTATCTGACATATTGGAATTAACATTTAGGAAAGATATAGGAAGCACGATGCAGGATGTAAAAGACATCATGCTCACAGCCATGCGAACTATTATACAATCAGTTATATCCATGGACAGAGAAAATTCGCTAGTTGGAAATCTGGTTTCGGTCATGCTGGCAATATTCag ACAAATGACTCAACATCATTACGAGATTTATATAAAACACTTTGGGTACAAGTGCGACATGCTCGATTTCCTCATGGAGATATTGTTGGTGTTCAAAGATTTAGTTTCAAGGAGCGTGTTCCCGAGCGATTGGTGCGACATGATCATGCTTCAAAACAGCATAATTTTGAAGTCGCTACGTTTCTTCTCCGGCACTATCAGAGACTATTTCTTCACTGATTTCGAGCAGCAGGCTTGGTCGAATTTTTTCCATTGTGCAATCGCGTTTTTGACCCAGCCTGCTCTGCAGCTCGAAACGTTCACATCGACGAAACTCAATCGCATTGTCTTGCGTTACAATGATATGCGCAG AGAGACAGCTTTCGAGATACGCTCGATGTGGTTCAATTTGgggcaatataaaatattgttcGTTCCTGCGCTGGTAGGAGCGATACTAGAAATGGCGTTAATTCCAGAGAGCGAGTTAAGGAAGGCAACTATACCCATATTTTTTGATATGATGCAGTGCGAGTATTATAGTTCACGCATTGTCGAAGGGTACGGCGACACGAAAAGGGACGCTACTCATATAAAAGCAAATTTTACAGACTACGAAAACGAAATGATTGCGAAATTGGATATATTG GTCGAGGGTGGAAGAGGGGATGAACAGTTTCAAACCCTTTGGACACAAGTGATGAGCGATCTTTGCGAGAATCATTCGACCCTGCGGGAGCAAGGTTTACGTTTCGTCGACACGATATATAAACTGATGGAGCGATTGTTGCAGTACCGCGACGTCATCCACTCGGAGTCTCAGGAACATAGAATGTTGTGTATCGTGAATCTTCTCGAATTTTACTCGGACATAAATAGGAAAGAGATGTATATCAG GTATGTAAATAAGCTTTGCGAATTGCACCTGGAGTGTGATAATTACACTGAAGCAGCGTACTCGTTGAAACTGCACAGTCAATTATTAGCGTGGAGCGATCAATCGTTGCCGCCTCTATTAAGATCGCACAG ATATTTGGCTTGTCAAACGCATCGTGAATTGAAAGAAGCATTGTATAACGACATGATCCATTACTTTGATAAGGGCAAGATGTGGGAGTGCGCGCTGGCCGTGTGCAAAGAGCTAGTCGCGCAATACGAGGAAGAAACGTTCGATTACTTACAGCTTTCTATGTTGTTGCAACGTATGGCTAAGTTTTACGATGCTATAGTGAAACAACTGCGACCCGAACCGGAATATTTTAGGGTTGCATATTATGGTCGCGGCCATCCTGCGTTTTTACAAAACAAG GTATTCATTTACCGTGGAAGAGAGTACGAGAGATTAAGTGATTTCTGCTCGCGAACGTTAAATCAGCTGCCGAACGCGGAACAAATGAACAGACTGTCTCCACCCACCCCAGAGATACTGCAGTCTAAACATCAGTATGTGCAAATAAATAAAGTGGATCCCCTAATGGATGAGAAGAGGCATCGACTCAGTGGGAAGCCCATAACAGCGGAAGCCGTTCTCAG GTACCACAGGGTGAACGACGTCCAACGTTTTCGATTTTCAAGGCCGGCGCCGAAAAAGGACATACTCTCAGCTATGTCGAACTCCGGTGACAAAGAgaaggagaccactactaacaATGAATTCGCTTCGCTATGGTTGGAAAGGACGGTGTTAGTTACAAGCTATCCCTTGCCAGGCATTCTGAGATGCTTCCCTGTTACATCCAGCGAGACTTATTATGTCAGCCCCCTTCGTAACGCAATAGAAACGATGGAAGCTACGAACACTGTGCTGAGAGATTTAATTATAGCGCACAAAGCGGACCGCACTCTTCCACTGAACCCTCTCAGTTTGAAATTGAACGGAATACTGGACCCAGCGGTAATGGGTGGCATAGATAACTATGAGAAAGCTTTCCTCAACCCTGAGTATCGTGATTCTCATCCAGAAGAGAATTCCGATCTTCacaagttagaaggattaattgcCGATCAGATACCGTTGTTGAACATTGGTGTGCAGTTGCACAAAACACGCGCTCCCCCTGAATTGTCACTGCTCCATCAACATCTGGAACATTGTTTCGCAGCCATGCGAAGCCAAGTTGAAGCCAAATACGGAAAGAGG ACTTGCGACTTACAACTCGAGAATTTGTCTCAAATTGTTACCATGCGAAGGCCGCAGACGTCAAGGGGAGACAATCATCGTCTATCCGAGTCGAACATAACAAATTCAGA AAACGCATCGATACGTTCACACATCTTGTCTACGGCCTCTCTGCAGAAGGCACTCGGAAGCCCAAGTCCAGGGACAAAtaagaaaaaggattcgaagcgTAGAAGCTCACGGAAAAGTGATTCTTCCACCGCGACGAAAAACGATCAACCAACCAGTCAGTGGTATACTACACCGGAAGTGTCGCAAAGTACATCAACCCCTATCACACCATTAATATCCAGTTTTCCCACGACACCAATATTCGAACTTCGTCAAGAG cTAACACCTAAACGTCCCTTGAGATcggagatagagaaagagaggagaataAGTAATCGGTTGTCCGGCCAATCTCAACATTACTTAAGAAACATAAATAACGGGATGGACTCGAGTAGTTTAGGAAAAGGAAATAGGGATAGCGTCGGCACGACAGATAGCACGGCGTCCGAGGACGATCCGCCGCCGCCATTGCCCGTGAAAATGCGTGAAGCCGATTATTGTAATCTTCCGGACGAGTTGCCTGCTTCCCATTGTGGAACGGGTAGTTTGAATAACTTGAACAGACCTTTAGGGCATTGGTCGAAGAACAAACTACCAACGCCAACAGACGATCTTGACGTTCAGACGAAACCGCCTACACCGCCACCGAAACCAAAAAGACCGCCTTACAATTTTAACAAGTCCATGCTTTCTACCGGTGATACAGATAATAACTTTAGTCAAGATCCGTCCGTAACTTGA